A single uncultured Acetobacterium sp. DNA region contains:
- a CDS encoding phosphoribosyltransferase family protein has translation MLFKNRKDAGIKLANALEKYKREDVIVLALPRGGVILGVEIAKMLDAPLDILSTKKIGHPMNSEYAICAITEDGDPICNSAEVKHIDPVWLAGEIEKVRNEIKRRREIFLGGRALYSVEGKTVIIADDGIATGLTMIAAIDEIKKRNPKRLVIAIPVTPYDTAKKLNSMVDELVSLDIDANYRGAVGAYYEDFTQVEDSEVISILNAFENKDESV, from the coding sequence ATGTTGTTTAAAAACAGAAAAGATGCGGGAATCAAACTGGCGAATGCTCTGGAAAAATATAAGCGCGAGGATGTTATCGTATTGGCATTACCCAGAGGCGGTGTGATTCTGGGGGTTGAAATCGCAAAGATGCTAGATGCTCCACTGGATATTCTTTCAACAAAAAAAATAGGCCATCCCATGAACAGTGAGTACGCTATTTGTGCGATAACTGAGGATGGCGATCCTATTTGCAATTCAGCTGAAGTTAAGCATATCGATCCGGTATGGCTGGCCGGGGAAATAGAAAAAGTGCGTAACGAGATCAAAAGGCGCAGGGAAATATTTCTAGGGGGAAGAGCACTCTATTCGGTTGAAGGAAAAACAGTAATCATAGCAGACGATGGCATTGCCACAGGACTTACAATGATAGCAGCCATTGATGAGATAAAAAAACGCAACCCCAAACGACTGGTTATTGCGATTCCGGTAACACCATATGATACCGCCAAAAAGTTGAATTCTATGGTGGATGAGTTAGTATCGCTTGATATAGACGCCAATTATCGAGGAGCGGTTGGCGCATATTATGAAGATTTTACACAGGTAGAAGACAGTGAAGTCATTTCGATCCTTAACGCCTTTGAAAACAAGGACGAATCAGTATGA
- a CDS encoding lipoate--protein ligase encodes MIVIDSVETNVYFNLALEEYIFKKFTDFEYLVIWKNNNSIVLGKHQNVFEEINIRAIEESGIPVVRRNTGGGTVFHDEQNLNYSFITNQKEGYADYEQFLIPIIKALNEMGIPAVKRRTSDIAIGEQKISGSAQMVKKGRVLHHGTLLYNSDLSLLKNVLKTTAGKITSKSVKSVRSDVTNIKKHMTDQSMTMAAFKDILLEKLLPDGFEKVSLTEEDIQAIKTLMVEKYSQWDWNYGQSPKFSFAKDSEVLNAKGIKIQIDVKLEIIKGKIAKGEVTIDGLTNAELIESLTGTRYGYQEILHKLEESQFNESAEIMIDSLTNCFI; translated from the coding sequence GTGATAGTAATTGATAGCGTTGAAACGAATGTTTACTTCAACCTTGCTCTAGAAGAATATATATTCAAAAAATTTACTGATTTTGAATACCTGGTGATCTGGAAAAATAACAATAGCATCGTCTTGGGAAAACACCAGAATGTTTTCGAGGAAATAAATATAAGAGCAATAGAGGAATCAGGGATTCCGGTGGTCAGACGAAACACCGGCGGAGGGACCGTTTTTCATGATGAGCAGAATCTCAATTATTCATTCATCACGAATCAAAAAGAAGGGTATGCCGATTATGAGCAATTTTTGATACCGATCATTAAAGCTCTAAATGAAATGGGAATACCGGCAGTAAAAAGAAGAACCAGCGATATTGCCATTGGGGAGCAGAAAATATCCGGGTCTGCACAAATGGTCAAAAAGGGACGAGTTCTTCATCACGGTACCCTGCTGTACAATTCGGATCTTAGCTTGCTTAAAAATGTGTTAAAAACCACCGCCGGAAAAATCACCTCCAAGTCAGTTAAATCGGTTAGAAGCGATGTTACCAATATAAAAAAACATATGACTGATCAATCTATGACAATGGCGGCTTTTAAGGACATATTGCTTGAAAAACTGTTGCCAGATGGATTTGAAAAGGTAAGTCTGACTGAAGAAGATATTCAAGCCATAAAGACCCTGATGGTTGAAAAATATTCGCAGTGGGATTGGAACTACGGTCAATCGCCGAAGTTTTCATTCGCAAAGGATAGTGAAGTTTTAAACGCGAAGGGAATAAAAATACAGATTGATGTGAAACTGGAAATTATTAAAGGTAAAATTGCAAAAGGTGAAGTAACGATTGATGGTTTGACAAATGCTGAATTGATCGAGAGTCTTACCGGAACCAGATATGGTTATCAAGAAATTTTACATAAACTGGAAGAAAGCCAGTTTAATGAATCAGCTGAAATAATGATAGACAGTCTAACGAATTGTTTTATTTAG
- a CDS encoding biotin/lipoyl-containing protein has product MKKNIQMPKLSEQMETGVLAAWNKEVGDVVKKGEVLFEIETEKVVSEVESMESGVLEEVFFEAGDEIKVDEIIAVINCD; this is encoded by the coding sequence ATGAAGAAAAACATTCAAATGCCAAAATTAAGCGAACAAATGGAAACCGGGGTATTGGCGGCCTGGAATAAAGAGGTTGGTGATGTGGTAAAAAAAGGTGAGGTGCTTTTTGAAATCGAAACCGAAAAGGTGGTCAGCGAAGTTGAAAGTATGGAATCTGGCGTTTTGGAAGAGGTTTTTTTCGAAGCTGGCGATGAAATAAAAGTGGATGAAATCATTGCCGTCATCAATTGTGATTGA
- the lipA gene encoding lipoyl synthase → MEKKPEWLKVSYNKEAVEEVSGLMTKLKLNTVCKEANCPNLGECYKKRTATFMIMGNICTRHCRFCNVSSGVVEAVDPKEPQHLAEAVKALDLKHVVITSVTRDDLEDGGARHFADTIKAVRAVNPGVSIEVLIPDLQGVEEHLDIVIAANPDVINHNVETVREFYPEVRPEADYDRSMAVLKYVKRKAPHIKTKTGIMVGLGETDEQVCKVMDDSLNVGCDIFTIGQYLQPSPKHIEVKAYVTPEKFAQYKKIGEVKGFHYIASSPLVRSSYRAEEALEGGTSR, encoded by the coding sequence ATGGAAAAGAAACCAGAATGGTTAAAGGTTAGTTACAACAAAGAGGCCGTGGAAGAAGTCAGCGGGTTGATGACCAAGCTGAAACTGAATACCGTCTGCAAGGAAGCTAATTGTCCCAATCTTGGGGAGTGCTATAAAAAACGCACGGCTACTTTTATGATCATGGGCAATATCTGCACCCGTCACTGCCGGTTTTGTAATGTGTCCAGCGGGGTGGTGGAAGCGGTTGATCCCAAAGAGCCCCAGCATCTTGCAGAGGCCGTAAAAGCACTGGATTTAAAACATGTAGTGATCACCAGTGTCACCCGAGATGACCTGGAGGATGGCGGAGCTCGACATTTTGCTGATACGATCAAAGCTGTCCGGGCTGTAAATCCCGGAGTTTCCATTGAAGTGTTAATTCCTGATCTGCAAGGGGTTGAGGAACACCTGGACATTGTCATTGCGGCCAATCCGGATGTGATTAATCATAACGTGGAAACAGTCCGGGAATTTTACCCAGAGGTTCGGCCTGAAGCTGATTATGATCGCTCCATGGCGGTGCTTAAGTATGTCAAAAGAAAGGCGCCCCATATCAAAACAAAAACCGGAATTATGGTGGGTCTGGGGGAGACCGATGAACAGGTTTGTAAGGTCATGGATGACAGCTTAAACGTTGGCTGCGATATTTTTACCATCGGTCAGTATCTGCAGCCATCGCCAAAACATATTGAAGTCAAAGCTTATGTGACTCCAGAAAAATTTGCCCAGTACAAGAAAATTGGGGAAGTAAAAGGCTTTCACTATATTGCCAGCAGTCCCCTGGTGCGCAGCTCCTACCGGGCGGAAGAAGCGCTAGAAGGAGGAACAAGCAGATGA
- a CDS encoding lipoate--protein ligase has translation MIYIENNSTDPFFNFALEYYLITEKQLPEDQIFIFWRTEPTLMIGKYQNTIEEINDDFAKQNGIKVVRRITGGGTIYTDMGGWQFSFITKGLAETIDFNKYIGPVIEGLKKLDVPAEFNSRNDLVIHGKKFSGNAQCMLNGYTLHHGSLLFDTDFEQMVKCLTVDDYKIISKGIKSVKERVTNISEHLTKPIDTGTFRKLMVESIMQGSKAEYQLTEEDRERIKTIAREKFESWEWNYGKSPKFNITRIGRFDGGKMEFKLDVNKGKITDCTIYGDFFGIMDITVLSDALIGTVYERESIKKAIVASDIKQGFYQINIDELADIICL, from the coding sequence ATGATTTATATTGAAAACAACTCCACCGATCCGTTTTTTAATTTTGCGTTGGAATACTACCTGATTACCGAAAAACAGTTGCCGGAGGATCAGATTTTTATTTTCTGGCGAACCGAGCCAACCCTGATGATTGGCAAGTACCAGAATACCATTGAAGAAATTAACGACGACTTTGCTAAACAAAATGGGATCAAAGTGGTGCGTCGCATCACTGGTGGTGGAACCATTTACACCGATATGGGAGGTTGGCAGTTCAGTTTTATCACCAAAGGTCTGGCAGAAACCATCGACTTCAACAAGTATATCGGCCCGGTGATTGAAGGCTTGAAAAAATTGGATGTGCCAGCCGAATTCAACAGCCGGAATGATCTGGTTATCCACGGCAAAAAGTTTTCTGGTAACGCCCAGTGCATGCTAAACGGATATACCCTCCATCATGGCTCGCTGTTATTTGATACCGATTTTGAACAGATGGTTAAATGTTTGACAGTGGATGATTATAAAATCATTTCTAAGGGCATTAAATCCGTTAAGGAACGGGTGACCAATATTTCAGAGCACTTGACAAAACCGATTGATACGGGCACCTTTAGAAAGCTGATGGTGGAGAGCATCATGCAGGGCTCCAAGGCGGAATATCAATTAACTGAGGAGGATCGTGAAAGGATCAAGACCATTGCCAGAGAAAAATTTGAAAGCTGGGAATGGAATTATGGAAAATCTCCCAAATTCAACATCACCAGAATCGGCCGCTTTGATGGTGGCAAAATGGAGTTTAAACTGGATGTGAATAAGGGTAAGATAACTGACTGCACGATCTATGGTGATTTTTTCGGAATCATGGATATCACGGTTCTGAGTGATGCCCTCATTGGCACTGTCTATGAAAGGGAAAGCATCAAAAAAGCGATCGTAGCCAGTGATATCAAACAGGGATTCTACCAGATCAATATTGACGAACTGGCAGATATTATTTGCTTATAG
- a CDS encoding helix-turn-helix domain-containing protein, which produces MKLSIDIIFEQITWPDAKLISSKTIQLNLSIIRFCRTDNDQELSDEVLYLTDAKRLARLKSEKPLSFICLGLIDETLLDPHWSVIILPSQIDTGDIFETVQAVFDRYHQWLDHINEIIFNGNTLQTILDASCLYLKNPVALFDDSQGLLMRTSNINLDKLDAIWAHVLEKGYSLKEVDSVNLNEKFKSQHQPFFYQSPDTFGNIKRLIAPILVNGQIFGSLAMTELINPLTRSEYANLCLAQQIIERALTVNDEFCKNLETPWYLYHLIKEKYVDPNILSHHLGLKGRTIDEPYSLWCFSPSGKVLNSDFSTQGYFNQLSRLFTNAMIFSYESLILVCDYNLKSENKKQFQGQLLDFLTKSEFKATKSMVFNDLYQISLAYLQCQISNEYADDAAFKIICFSDIYADHILTVLDRHTKLDALIVPQLRSLNLQDPYTHELLICLKAYIANGKNITAAADSLKIHRHTVVYRLKNILKLTGLNYEALQDDTMFQLFLSCGILLRAAPK; this is translated from the coding sequence TTGAAGTTAAGCATAGATATTATATTTGAACAAATCACCTGGCCTGATGCTAAGCTCATTTCGAGCAAAACTATTCAGTTAAACCTCTCCATTATCCGCTTTTGCCGTACTGATAATGACCAGGAGTTGAGTGATGAAGTGCTCTATCTCACTGATGCAAAAAGGTTAGCTCGGCTGAAATCAGAAAAACCATTGTCGTTCATCTGCTTGGGACTGATTGACGAAACGTTGCTCGATCCTCATTGGTCGGTTATCATCCTCCCCTCTCAAATTGATACTGGAGATATATTCGAAACGGTTCAGGCTGTTTTTGACCGCTATCATCAATGGCTGGATCACATCAATGAAATAATTTTTAATGGTAACACCTTGCAAACAATTCTGGATGCATCCTGCCTCTACCTGAAAAACCCGGTCGCTTTATTCGACGATTCTCAGGGCCTGTTGATGCGAACCAGTAACATAAATCTGGACAAATTAGATGCCATTTGGGCCCATGTTCTGGAAAAAGGCTACTCTTTAAAAGAGGTTGATAGTGTCAACCTCAATGAAAAATTCAAAAGCCAGCATCAGCCTTTTTTTTATCAGTCCCCGGATACATTTGGAAATATTAAACGCCTGATTGCGCCCATTCTTGTCAACGGACAAATATTCGGCTCTCTGGCCATGACGGAACTGATCAATCCGCTGACTCGGTCAGAATATGCCAATCTGTGTCTGGCTCAGCAAATAATCGAAAGAGCTTTAACGGTGAATGATGAATTTTGCAAAAATCTGGAAACTCCCTGGTATCTCTACCATTTAATTAAAGAGAAATATGTAGATCCGAACATCCTCTCCCATCATTTGGGACTAAAAGGCCGAACGATTGATGAACCTTATTCTTTGTGGTGCTTCAGTCCTTCCGGAAAAGTTCTTAATTCAGATTTCAGCACCCAGGGTTATTTCAATCAGTTATCCAGACTGTTTACCAATGCGATGATTTTTTCCTATGAATCGTTGATTCTTGTCTGCGACTACAACCTCAAATCTGAAAACAAAAAACAATTTCAGGGCCAACTCCTGGATTTCTTAACCAAAAGTGAATTCAAAGCGACGAAGAGCATGGTTTTTAATGATCTCTATCAGATCAGTCTGGCCTATTTGCAATGTCAGATTTCCAATGAATATGCCGATGATGCAGCATTTAAGATCATCTGTTTTAGTGATATTTATGCCGACCATATTTTGACCGTTCTTGATCGCCATACTAAACTCGATGCGCTCATTGTCCCCCAACTCAGAAGCTTAAATCTGCAAGATCCTTATACCCATGAATTACTGATATGTCTAAAAGCCTATATTGCCAATGGCAAAAATATTACCGCCGCCGCTGATTCTCTCAAGATTCATCGCCACACGGTAGTTTACCGTTTAAAGAACATCCTGAAACTCACTGGTTTAAATTATGAGGCGCTTCAGGACGACACTATGTTTCAATTATTCTTGTCCTGCGGCATCCTATTAAGAGCAGCACCTAAATAA
- a CDS encoding aminomethyl transferase family protein, with product MLDSINRDAFTLFNQGGNLIPYEYTGYKNEILASKSTAWFGTTLNSSPIYDVKGSDAAKFLSSICINSFFKMKPGSIRHAVLCNEQGLILNDGVVMMIAENHFRTYWLNPVVGYYVSVTDMDVEGVDLSGKEFFFQLAGPKSLEILEQAAQSDLHDIAFTKHRMAKIAGVDVRILRLGMAGTLGYEIHGDAANTEAVYDCIWEVAKTFDAKKLGQVGYTMNHTEAGFPNINMHYPLPWFETPGLQEYLTERPMEGFFNLNRILVGSVGEDLESRFVTPYDVGWEYLIKFDHDFIGKAALEEIAKNPKRTMVTLEWNPDDLGEIFASQFRGQEVEPFESMDDRPMDMYYNSGFSMYYHADKVLAEGKEIGISSGRLNSYYYQRMISLAFIKPEYAVEGKELTVVWGTPGKPQKEIRAKVARSPYMNLENNKEIDVNDIPRFQK from the coding sequence ATGTTAGATTCAATTAATCGAGACGCGTTTACGCTGTTTAACCAGGGCGGAAACCTGATACCTTATGAGTATACTGGATATAAGAATGAAATTCTTGCATCAAAATCCACGGCATGGTTTGGGACAACATTGAACAGTTCCCCGATTTATGATGTTAAAGGTTCGGATGCTGCCAAATTTCTGTCATCCATTTGCATCAACAGTTTTTTTAAGATGAAGCCGGGCAGCATCCGTCATGCCGTTTTGTGCAATGAGCAGGGATTGATTCTGAATGATGGTGTAGTCATGATGATTGCCGAAAATCATTTCCGAACTTATTGGCTTAACCCGGTGGTGGGATATTATGTATCCGTTACGGATATGGATGTTGAAGGCGTTGATTTATCGGGGAAAGAGTTCTTTTTCCAGCTGGCCGGGCCAAAATCTCTGGAAATTCTGGAACAGGCAGCCCAAAGCGATCTCCACGATATTGCCTTTACCAAACACCGGATGGCAAAGATTGCCGGGGTCGATGTGCGGATTCTTAGATTGGGCATGGCCGGCACCCTGGGCTATGAAATTCATGGCGACGCGGCAAACACTGAAGCGGTTTATGACTGTATCTGGGAAGTGGCCAAAACCTTTGATGCTAAAAAACTGGGACAAGTTGGGTATACCATGAATCATACCGAAGCTGGTTTCCCCAATATTAATATGCATTATCCGTTACCATGGTTCGAAACACCAGGTTTGCAGGAGTATCTGACTGAAAGACCGATGGAAGGATTCTTTAATCTGAACAGAATATTGGTTGGCAGCGTTGGCGAAGACTTAGAGTCACGATTTGTAACGCCTTATGATGTTGGTTGGGAATATCTGATTAAGTTTGATCATGATTTCATAGGAAAGGCGGCGCTGGAAGAAATCGCCAAAAACCCCAAAAGAACCATGGTCACCCTGGAGTGGAATCCCGATGATTTGGGCGAAATCTTTGCTTCACAATTCAGAGGACAGGAAGTTGAACCCTTTGAAAGCATGGATGACCGTCCTATGGATATGTATTACAACAGCGGTTTTTCGATGTATTACCATGCGGATAAGGTTCTGGCTGAGGGCAAAGAGATTGGCATTTCCAGCGGTCGACTCAATAGTTATTATTATCAGCGAATGATTTCACTGGCGTTTATCAAGCCGGAATACGCCGTTGAAGGAAAAGAACTGACGGTTGTCTGGGGAACCCCGGGAAAACCGCAAAAAGAGATCCGGGCAAAAGTTGCCCGTTCACCTTATATGAATCTGGAAAACAATAAGGAGATTGATGTGAATGACATTCCCAGATTTCAAAAATAG
- a CDS encoding MFS transporter — MKKNTKWIVLAVTCLALFVPSYCQYQLPPLAPELMTTFNLTMTEFSRVFSATMIPAIFLSLIAGILVDKFGIKKIIGMSILVTIIGVCSRVYADSFTSLMITMMSIGFSAAFLNANGPKIIGSYFPQEKISSMMSFLLASSTLAMTIGMGTTGFFSTIQSAFLVAAVISIIAGVLWLLFMKDPIKNENERLNKQVSITIGESLITVVKCQTVWVVGFCLMANMGCFVAISSFLPTALVGRGIDMIAAGMYGSIMTMGTLFGCLTAPLVVKKVGKMKPVMMIMAIVAAIGSAFFWNAPEGVLLGAGMFIFGATSSGLMPLLMSIPIQMKEIGPAFAGTAGGLTATLQLIGAVIIPTFIIIPIAGTNMTMFFMLTGVSMAISAGMILFLPELLKK, encoded by the coding sequence ATGAAGAAAAATACTAAATGGATAGTGTTGGCGGTTACATGCCTCGCTCTTTTTGTGCCAAGTTATTGTCAGTATCAATTGCCGCCGTTGGCACCAGAGTTGATGACTACCTTTAATTTAACGATGACCGAGTTTTCGAGAGTATTTTCGGCGACAATGATACCGGCCATTTTTTTAAGTTTAATTGCTGGCATATTAGTTGATAAGTTTGGGATAAAGAAAATAATAGGAATGAGTATCCTTGTGACGATTATAGGCGTCTGTTCACGTGTCTATGCCGATTCATTTACTTCATTGATGATAACCATGATGTCGATTGGTTTTTCGGCAGCGTTTTTAAATGCCAATGGACCTAAGATTATTGGCAGCTATTTTCCACAGGAAAAAATCAGTTCAATGATGAGCTTTCTTTTGGCCAGTTCGACACTGGCAATGACAATTGGGATGGGTACAACAGGATTTTTTTCAACGATACAGAGTGCCTTTCTGGTGGCTGCGGTTATTAGTATAATTGCGGGTGTTCTTTGGCTTTTATTTATGAAAGACCCCATCAAAAATGAGAACGAGCGGCTGAATAAACAGGTATCCATCACAATTGGAGAAAGTCTGATAACTGTTGTAAAATGCCAAACCGTATGGGTTGTCGGATTTTGTCTGATGGCGAATATGGGGTGTTTTGTGGCAATCAGTTCTTTCTTGCCAACTGCCTTGGTAGGACGGGGAATCGACATGATCGCAGCGGGTATGTATGGGTCGATTATGACGATGGGCACGCTCTTTGGTTGTTTGACAGCACCATTAGTAGTTAAAAAAGTTGGAAAAATGAAGCCCGTTATGATGATTATGGCGATCGTTGCGGCCATTGGCAGTGCGTTTTTCTGGAATGCCCCGGAAGGCGTTCTGTTAGGTGCGGGTATGTTTATTTTTGGAGCAACCAGCAGTGGATTAATGCCATTATTGATGTCAATACCAATTCAAATGAAGGAAATTGGTCCAGCATTTGCGGGAACGGCAGGTGGATTAACCGCTACATTGCAGTTGATCGGAGCAGTAATCATCCCGACTTTTATCATTATACCAATAGCGGGAACAAATATGACGATGTTTTTTATGCTAACAGGAGTCAGTATGGCCATATCAGCAGGAATGATATTATTTTTACCTGAATTACTGAAAAAATAA
- a CDS encoding helix-turn-helix domain-containing protein: MKLTLSVIAYHLASKYDEIIELCPYDKASTLNRARFFDHNHCEDDIVYLLHWEDVIAESACPQSIICVGGEKEACSYFENNRIDALVLSGNTELPLLFQDICDIFYMYNGYEQEIKDSIIREDGLKSTLNIVSKIFDNQVLVVDGVLRVLSWSGSDNDNSDDPLWQETLTQGMTSQTFMNIIKEKGIVNLLNETQGAFYVNEPPVKPFLHANFMEKGERIASISVACQNNDLDERLLPVLDNIVDLLKIVVFRIGNAYYLKSSNMQKIILDMLGGSLLDDELLKRNLAAIRWNISDEYQMIRVEMDQKDISGGLAKYTHEIVRNMFLDSILVNLQNAFLFIIHRSGHQNTDDVLNTEFSAFLRNRKCKAGISMSYFNFAQSATAYKLASVALEKGNTLEKDKVLYHYEDYLTTHIIDLCALSLDVASLCHPEAVKLFQYDKDHKTRYFDSLYMYIMEEKCLALAAKKLNIHRNTLVYRLAKVNDICSFDIKNSSLRMHFIWFYLVLEQQKK, encoded by the coding sequence ATGAAGCTCACACTTTCTGTTATCGCGTATCATTTGGCATCTAAATACGATGAGATTATAGAATTATGTCCCTATGATAAGGCCAGTACATTGAATCGGGCTCGTTTTTTTGATCATAATCATTGCGAAGACGATATTGTATATTTGTTGCATTGGGAAGATGTGATAGCAGAAAGCGCCTGCCCACAAAGCATTATTTGTGTTGGTGGGGAAAAAGAGGCATGTTCATATTTTGAAAATAACAGGATCGATGCGCTTGTTCTTTCTGGAAATACGGAACTGCCCCTATTATTTCAGGATATCTGTGATATATTTTATATGTATAATGGCTATGAGCAAGAGATCAAGGATTCTATTATCAGGGAAGATGGTCTTAAGTCCACATTGAACATCGTCAGCAAAATATTCGATAACCAGGTTTTAGTTGTTGATGGCGTTCTGCGTGTTTTAAGCTGGAGTGGCAGTGACAATGATAATAGTGATGATCCTCTTTGGCAGGAGACATTAACGCAGGGTATGACGAGTCAAACCTTTATGAATATTATTAAGGAAAAAGGAATCGTTAATCTGTTAAATGAGACACAAGGGGCGTTTTATGTTAATGAACCTCCAGTCAAACCTTTTCTGCATGCTAATTTTATGGAAAAGGGAGAACGCATCGCATCGATTTCAGTAGCGTGTCAGAACAATGATCTCGACGAGCGGCTTTTACCAGTATTGGATAATATCGTCGATCTGCTTAAAATTGTAGTGTTCCGGATAGGAAATGCGTATTATCTTAAATCCTCCAATATGCAAAAGATTATTCTGGATATGTTAGGCGGCTCTCTTTTAGATGATGAATTGCTAAAGCGTAATCTTGCAGCCATTCGATGGAATATTTCTGATGAATATCAAATGATCAGAGTTGAAATGGATCAAAAGGATATTTCAGGTGGACTAGCCAAATATACCCATGAAATAGTTCGCAACATGTTCCTCGATTCCATTTTAGTTAATTTACAGAATGCATTTTTATTCATAATTCACCGAAGTGGACATCAAAATACTGATGATGTTTTAAATACCGAGTTTAGTGCTTTTTTAAGAAACAGAAAATGCAAGGCGGGCATAAGCATGAGTTATTTCAATTTTGCTCAGTCGGCTACCGCCTACAAGCTGGCCAGTGTAGCTTTGGAGAAAGGCAATACGTTGGAAAAAGATAAAGTCTTATATCATTATGAAGATTATCTCACTACCCACATTATTGATCTGTGCGCGCTTTCTTTAGATGTTGCTTCGCTTTGTCATCCCGAAGCTGTAAAGTTGTTCCAATATGACAAGGATCATAAAACCAGATATTTTGACAGCCTGTATATGTATATTATGGAAGAAAAGTGTCTCGCATTGGCAGCAAAAAAGCTGAATATTCATAGA